A stretch of DNA from Candidatus Binataceae bacterium:
CGAGCTGGTTTCTGATAAGGGCACCAATGCATCAAGGCGGAGTGTGGTCGCACTTTGGAATGCGCTTTGCCGACACCAACGCGCCGTTGAGCAAATGGAGCATCGTCGGCAAGTTTGACGCAGCGCAACAGTGCGAAGCGGCACTTGCCAAGCGGGCCGCGAGCCAGCGAGAGGGTTTGCGCTGCATCGGCAGCGACGACCCCCGCTTAGCAAAATGAGCGAGAGATTTCTAAGCGGGAGACGATTCCGAATGAAACCTACATCTGAACACGTAGTCGAGTCGCGTGGCATCGCCGAAAAAAGCCCAGATAAATCGCGGAGATTGATTGGTGGCGACGGTAGGAGTCGAACCTACGACACTGCGGATATGAGCCGCATGCTCTAACCAACTGAGCTACGTCGCCACCGAGCGCACAAGATTAGCCGGAGCGGCGCGGGCTGGAAAGGCCCGCGGTCGCCCGCGAGACGCGCCTCAAGCGAGCGCGATCGCGCTGCTCTTCGCCTGACGGCTGTGCCGTTTGACCTGGTAAACGACGCCCTCGGTAAGCTCGATACAGGTCAGCTTGCCGCCGTAAACCAGTCCCGTGTCGATGCCGAGTTTGTACGGCAGATCGACCATCACGGCGCGCATCGGGGTGTGTCCGAAGACCACGGTCGCGCCGAGCTTGTGCGGGCTGAAGATGAATTCCTGGCGAATCCAGAGCATGTCCTCGACCCGCTGCTCCTCGATCTCGAGCGCCGGCACCACGCCGGCGTGGACGAAGAGGTAGGGCGGACGCAGGTAGCTGGTGGAGAGGCGCTTGACGAACTCGAGATGCGGGTCGGGGATCAGGCCGCGCGCCTCGGGCAGGTTGCGCTCGTTGACGCCGTAACTCTCGAGCGTGGCGGCGCCGCCGTTGAACAGGAACGACTCGGCGTAGTTCCCGGGCAGGCCGAGATACGCGCTCATCATGTCCTCGTGGTTGCCCTTGAGGAAGACGAACTCGGCGCCGCCCGCGCGCTCGCGATCGAGCAGCAGTTCGATCACGTCATGCGCCGAGGGTCCGCGGTCGACGTAGTCGCCGACGAAGACCACGGTGTCGCCTTGCACGGGCTTGATCGCGTTCAGGATCACGCTGAGCTCATCGGGGCATCCGTGAATATCGCCGATGGCAAAGAGGCGGCCGCGCGCCGCGGCCTTTCCCGATTTGTCGCTTCGCGTCGCCATACTAGATGCCGCCCGCGGCTAATCGCGCCGCGACGCAGCCGCCGAGCCCTCCGCGAGCAATTCGCCCAGCGCCGCGCGATCCTCGATCACGCGGCGCGCCGCGGTGTACGGATTGAGGCTCCCGGCGCGGACTTCGCCCACCACACCGTTGACGCCGCCGCTTCGCACCGCGCGTTCGGCGCGCTCTTCCATCTCGGCCGTCAGCACCTCGACGAACTCGCGAATCCGCCGCTCGCGCTCGCGTTCGGGGCTGCGATGGGCTTTGACATATTCGGCATGGCGCTCGATCGCCGCCACCAGCGCGTCGATCCCGTGGTCGGCCGCCGCCTGGGTCAACACCACCGGCGGCAGCCATCCGGCGTCCTGGCGGCTCAGATGCACGCTCAGTTCGAGCTCGGCCTTGATGCGGTCGGCGCCTTCGCGGTCGGCCTTGTTGACCACGAAAAGGTCGGCGATTTCATTGAGCCCGGCCTTCATCACCTGCACGCTGTCGCCGCCTTCGGGCACGGTCACCACCACCGTGGTGTCCGCGAGATCCATCACGGCAAGCTCGGTCTGGCCGACGCCGACGGTCTCGATGATGATGATGTCGAAACCGAAGGCGTCGAACAGCTTTACGACCTCGCGCGCGGCGCGGCTCAATCCGCCGTGGCTGCCGCGGCTCGAAAGGCTACGGATGTAAACGCCGGGGTCGCGGTAATGGTCGGTCATGCGCACGCGGTCGCCCAGCACCGCGCCGCCGGAGAAGGGGCTCGACGGATCGATCGCGAGCACGCCGACTTCCTTGTGCCGGGCGCGATACCTCGCTATGAGCCGGTTGACCAGCGTCGATTTGCCCGCGCCGGGCGCGCCGGTCACCCCCACAATGTAGGCGTTGCCGGCGCGCGGATAGATCCGCTCCATCACGGTGCTGACCACGGCCGCGCGGTTTTCGACCAGCGTGATCAGCCGGGCCAGCGCCAGGCGATCGTGCGCCGCAAAGCGCTCGAGCAGTGAGTTCAGACGCGTGTTGTCCAACGGT
This window harbors:
- a CDS encoding metallophosphoesterase family protein — protein: MATRSDKSGKAAARGRLFAIGDIHGCPDELSVILNAIKPVQGDTVVFVGDYVDRGPSAHDVIELLLDRERAGGAEFVFLKGNHEDMMSAYLGLPGNYAESFLFNGGAATLESYGVNERNLPEARGLIPDPHLEFVKRLSTSYLRPPYLFVHAGVVPALEIEEQRVEDMLWIRQEFIFSPHKLGATVVFGHTPMRAVMVDLPYKLGIDTGLVYGGKLTCIELTEGVVYQVKRHSRQAKSSAIALA
- the meaB gene encoding methylmalonyl Co-A mutase-associated GTPase MeaB → MDNTRLNSLLERFAAHDRLALARLITLVENRAAVVSTVMERIYPRAGNAYIVGVTGAPGAGKSTLVNRLIARYRARHKEVGVLAIDPSSPFSGGAVLGDRVRMTDHYRDPGVYIRSLSSRGSHGGLSRAAREVVKLFDAFGFDIIIIETVGVGQTELAVMDLADTTVVVTVPEGGDSVQVMKAGLNEIADLFVVNKADREGADRIKAELELSVHLSRQDAGWLPPVVLTQAAADHGIDALVAAIERHAEYVKAHRSPERERERRIREFVEVLTAEMEERAERAVRSGGVNGVVGEVRAGSLNPYTAARRVIEDRAALGELLAEGSAAASRRD